The following coding sequences lie in one Crassostrea angulata isolate pt1a10 chromosome 10, ASM2561291v2, whole genome shotgun sequence genomic window:
- the LOC128166399 gene encoding AP-5 complex subunit zeta-1-like isoform X1 gives MALSMIESLFSQASYTSQEEIDRICQGVLENLYAPDKTNECMNQLRQLYFILQASHTEPCLPRNMISTLVNMVSSMDHDKTKECLLCEQILAELLPREQEDLGSDFYPSSNYQNATSSANCFPLYLMQGNKKFCLADVIPHAVRWMSSGKADFNVQRQAFCFLVSLQVLHNRLVNEETMKTVNSTASDWLMNASLYQLPNPYTINPFKKDQAPVVNEVDGTPSRNFFTVLNIGQYYTNDQFLNIYSFSMLYKWLYHSQTSTEEASDVASKSAHVFKSLVDKSIDYCFRILDQCERKPKVPSDIDLQNCCLLEVVNVLDMICKIEPGHVARVFQEVRRLYQRLMHELDKPRLLIPVLQFFLNHGKSVEHDPQEAYTLFFHKLLTQCYLDPAFSFDTITFIKDNLETLCHNTNVLSTYFPNILKMLAWNPRSYLADFEEILPALMSPNTAIEVFHMLLDLPCVTVALEITERCKKSEVQTLSTEAEPTSSLSAFQSALYRPMFNFFTRVEGGHGDTINRLSLFHNILGDMNQHPRVLVCSQVVPVLLRIWFDVVLDDASSDFLSHLIPVLLERTAFLYNIPGYQGDVRKVLAENVVHLLKKYPEILYDQASEIKDFLISPRNISGREEFFANLVWCVGELCSVRHDNRCTAETITRFFDTLEVLTYELSGMSSANLKEEISNPSKIICMLMSSISKLASKCQDLIPRSILLLTKVAKQQQTSFLDTEIKDAVVGRAQELINLLKLPNFANVVLNPDDEIETGRWHRDNTSLPITLRCVQHILS, from the exons ATGGCGCTTTCCATGATAGAAAGTCTTTTTTCTCAGGCGAG TTATACTTCTCAAGAGGAAATTGATCGAATCTGTCAAGGTGTTTTAGAGAATCTGTATGCACCTGATAAAACCAATGAGTGTATGAATCAGTTGAGACAGCTTTATTTCATTCTTCAAGCCTCACACACAGAGCCGTG TTTACCAAGAAATATGATTTCAACTCTGGTTAACATGGTGAGTTCAATGGACCATGACAAAACAAAAGAGTGTCTTCTATGTGAGCAGATCCTTGCAGAACTTTTGCCTCGTGAACAGGAGGACCTGGGCTCGGATTTTTATCCAAGctcaaattatcaaaatgcaACGTCCTCAGCCAACTGTTTTCCTCTCTATCTAATGCAA GGAAATAAGAAATTTTGTTTGGCTGATGTCATTCCACATGCTGTAAG ATGGATGTCATCAGGAAAAGCAGACTTTAATGTACAGAGGCAGGCCTTCTGTTTTCTTGTATCTCTCCAGGTTTTACACAACAGACTGGTAAACGAAG AGACTATGAAGACCGTGAACAGTACAGCCAGTGACTGGCTGATGAATGCTTCCCTGTATCAGCTCCCCAATCCATACACCATCAACCCATTCAAGAAGGACCAGGCCCCAGTAGTGAATGAGGTCGATGGGACTCCAAGCAGAAATTTCTTCACTGTGCTCAACATTG GACAATACTACACAAACGACCAGTTCCTGAACATATATAGTTTTTCTATGTTGTACAAATGGCTGTATCACTCACAAACATCAACGGAAGAAGCTTCAGACGTGGCCAGTAAGAGTGCTCATGTATTTAAAAGTCTGGTAGACAAATCCATTGACTACTGCTTCAGGATTTTGGACCAGTGTGAAAGAA aaccgAAAGTTCCATCAGACATAGACCTCCAAAACTGT TGTTTGTTGGAAGTGGTGAATGTACTGGACATGATTTGTAAGATTGAGCCAGGGCACGTTGCCCGAGTGTTCCAGGAAGTCCGACGTCTTTATCAGAGACTGATGCATGAACTGGACAAACCCAGGCTTCTTATTCCAGTACTTCAGTTTTTCCTTAATCAtg GTAAGAGTGTGGAACATGATCCACAGGAGGCCTACACTCTGTTTTTTCACAAACTGCTGACCCAGTGCTACCTGGACCCCGCCTTCAGTTTTGACACTATTACTTTCATAAAAGACAACCTGGAAACTCTCTGTCATAACACCAACGTATTATCCACTTATTTTCCAAACATCCTAAAG aTGCTGGCATGGAATCCAAGGTCCTACCTGGCTGATTTTGAGGAAATTTTACCAGCTCTTATGTCTCCAAACACAGCTATTGAA GTTTTCCATATGCTCCTGGATTTACCCTGTGTGACTGTTGCCCTGGAGATAACTGAGCGATGTAAGAAGAGTGAGGTTCAGACCTTATCCACTGAAGCAGAACCAACCAGTTCACTGTCAGCATTCCAGAGCGCCCTCTACAGGCCGATGTTCAACTTTTTTACACGTGTTGAAGGAGGACATGGAGATACAATAAATAG GTTGTCTCTCTTTCATAATATTCTAGGAGACATGAACCAACATCCCCGAGTTCTTGTTTGCTCTCAGGTGGTTCCTGTGTTACTTAG GATTTGGTTTGATGTAGTGTTGGATGATGCTTCCTCAGATTTCCTGAGTCACTTAATTCCAGTTCTTCTTGAGAGGACAGCCTTCTTGTACAACATTCCTGGATATCAAGGGGATGTCCGAAA AGTATTGGCGGAAAACGTAGTTCACCTTTTAAAGAAGTATCCAGAAATACTGTATGATCAAGCATCagaaattaaagattttctcattAGTCCTAGGAATATATCTGGGAGAGAGGAATTCTTTGcaaatttg GTTTGGTGTGTGGGTGAACTTTGTTCAGTCAGGCATGACAACAGGTGTACAGCTGAAACAATAACAAGATTCTTTGATACGCTTGAAGTGCTGACTTATGAACTCTCAGGGATGTCATCTGCCAATTTAAAAGAAGAGATTTCAAATCCCTCTAAAATTATTTGCATGCTGATGTCCTCCATCTCAAAG TTGGCTTCTAAATGTCAAGATTTGATTCCACGGTCAATACTCCTCCTGACCAAAGTTGCCAAGCAACAGCAGACTAGTTTCTTAGATACAGAGATTAAGGATGCTGTGGTTGGCAGAGCACAAGAACTGATCAACCTTCTAAAACTGCCAAA TTTTGCCAATGTTGTGT
- the LOC128166400 gene encoding dynein intermediate chain 3, ciliary-like isoform X2 translates to MEIVYVYTKKRQEFGRQCNFSDRQAELHVDITPDPSLAENFIERNPVDTGIQCVQEMSEHEINTERFETSVRGINHTEGGWPKDVNPQEVEHVTRYRKKVEKDEMYISAIQQLGTIMEHTIRQNNAIDIYEEYFEDIEVDTVDETPSAKTINVFRDPNEIKRTSTHISWFPDGPRKLAVAYCNLEFQGSTPDTSMESYIWDVENPNKPETVLKPVSPLVCLEYNPKDSHILLGGCYNGQIAYWDTRKGSQPVEMSPIEHSHRDPAYKALWIQSKTGTECFSASSDGQVLWWDIRKMGEPTEKLYLDPTKKQDPTKALGAMALEYEPTMPTKFMVGCEQGSILSCNRKAKTPAEKIVAQYNGHLGPVYSLQRNPFFPKNFLSVGDWKARIWSEDIRESSIMWSKQYKSYLTDGCWSPVRPSVFLVTKMDGTLDVWDIIFKQNDPTLSLQVCDEPLHSLRVQEQGRLIACGSHSGTTTLLELSDGLTTLQRNEKNLVTAMFERETRREKILDSRHREMKLKERSKSSADGAKEEEPEEARLEEEDLYTKAEKEFYSIIEQEKKILEKKQQQGDDTDKADTGKQSPIAEGDEEEKTNGNPKKK, encoded by the exons ATGGAGATTGTGTATGTATACACAAAGAAGCGCCAGGAATTTGGTAGACAATGCAACTTTTCAGACAGACAAGCGGAGTTGCATGTAGACATCACTCCAGACCCCTCACTGGcagaaaatttcattgaaagaaATCCAGTGGATACCGGGATACAATGTGTCCAGGAAATGTCAGAACATGAG ATCAACACTGAAAGATTTGAAACCAGTGTAAGGGGGATAAATCACACAGAGGGAGGATGGCCTAAAGATGTCAACCCACAGGAAGTTGAACATGTCACAAGATACAGGAAGAAGGTGGAAAAGGATGAAATGTACATTTCTGCCATACAGCAACTAGGAACA ATTATGGAACACACAATTAGACAAAACAATGCCATTGATATTTATGAAGAATACTTTGAAGACATAGAAGTTGACACAGTTGACGAAACTCCATCTGCAAAAACAATCAATGTATTTAG AGATCCAAATGAAATCAAGAGAACTTCCACACACATTTCCTGGTTCCCAGATGGTCCTCGCAAATTGGCAGTAGCTTACTGTAACCTTGAATTCCAAGGTTCAACTCCTGACACAAGCATGGAATCATACATTTGGGACGTGG AAAACCCCAACAAACCAGAAACAGTTCTGAAGCCAGTTTCTCCTTTAGTATGCTTAGAATATAACCCAAAAGACTCCCACATTCTCCTTGGGGGCTGTTACAATGGTCAAATAG CATACTGGGACACCAGAAAAGGATCCCAGCCCGTGGAAATGTCACCCATTGAGCACAGTCATAGAGATCCTGCCTACAAGGCCCTCTGGATTCAGTCCAAAACTGGAACAGAATGTTTCTCTGCTTCCTCAGATGGACAGGTATTATGGTGGGACATCAGGAAGATGGGAGAGCCCACAGAAAAACTGTACCTAGACCCAACAAAGAAACAGGACCCCACCAAAGCACTTGGAGCAATGGCACTAGAATATGAACCAACTATG CCTACAAAATTCATGGTAGGATGTGAACAAGGCTCAATATTATCATGCAACAGGAAAGCCAAGACACCAGCAGAAAAAATAGTAGCTCAGTACAATGGTCACCTAGGACCTGTCTACTCACTTCAACGAAATCCATTCTTCCCCAAGAACTTCCTCAGTGTGGGTGACTGGAAAGCAAGG ATTTGGTCAGAAGACATTAGGGAATCCTCTATCATGTGGTCAAA ACAATACAAGTCCTACTTGACGGACGGCTGCTGGAGCCCTGTCAGACCATCTGTGTTCCTTGTCACTAAAATGGACGGTACACTGGACGTGTGGGACATCATCTTCAAACAGAACGACCCAACACTCAGCTTACAG GTCTGTGATGAGCCATTGCACAGCCTGAGGGTACAGGAGCAGGGCCGACTGATCGCCTGTGGATCTCACTCCGGTACCACCACCCTGCTAGAATTATCTGATGGTTTAACCACTCTCCAGAGAAACGAGAAGAACTTAGTTACAGCT ATGTTTGAGAGAGAGACAAGAAGAGAAAAGATTTTGGATTCTCGACACagagaaatgaaattaaaagagaGATCAAAGAGTTCAGCTGATGGTGCAAAG GAGGAGGAGCCTGAGGAGGCGCGTCTGGAGGAGGAAGATCTGTACACCAAGGCGGAGAAGGAATTCTACAGCATCATAGAACAGGAAAAGAAAATACTGGAGAAAAAGCAGCAGCAGGGGGACGATACAGACAAGGCAGATACCGGCAAA
- the LOC128166400 gene encoding dynein intermediate chain 3, ciliary-like isoform X1, whose translation MEIVYVYTKKRQEFGRQCNFSDRQAELHVDITPDPSLAENFIERNPVDTGIQCVQEMSEHEINTERFETSVRGINHTEGGWPKDVNPQEVEHVTRYRKKVEKDEMYISAIQQLGTIMEHTIRQNNAIDIYEEYFEDIEVDTVDETPSAKTINVFRDPNEIKRTSTHISWFPDGPRKLAVAYCNLEFQGSTPDTSMESYIWDVENPNKPETVLKPVSPLVCLEYNPKDSHILLGGCYNGQIAYWDTRKGSQPVEMSPIEHSHRDPAYKALWIQSKTGTECFSASSDGQVLWWDIRKMGEPTEKLYLDPTKKQDPTKALGAMALEYEPTMPTKFMVGCEQGSILSCNRKAKTPAEKIVAQYNGHLGPVYSLQRNPFFPKNFLSVGDWKARIWSEDIRESSIMWSKQYKSYLTDGCWSPVRPSVFLVTKMDGTLDVWDIIFKQNDPTLSLQVCDEPLHSLRVQEQGRLIACGSHSGTTTLLELSDGLTTLQRNEKNLVTAMFERETRREKILDSRHREMKLKERSKSSADGAKEEEPEEARLEEEDLYTKAEKEFYSIIEQEKKILEKKQQQGDDTDKADTGKQSPIAEGDEEEKTNGNPESEQKKD comes from the exons ATGGAGATTGTGTATGTATACACAAAGAAGCGCCAGGAATTTGGTAGACAATGCAACTTTTCAGACAGACAAGCGGAGTTGCATGTAGACATCACTCCAGACCCCTCACTGGcagaaaatttcattgaaagaaATCCAGTGGATACCGGGATACAATGTGTCCAGGAAATGTCAGAACATGAG ATCAACACTGAAAGATTTGAAACCAGTGTAAGGGGGATAAATCACACAGAGGGAGGATGGCCTAAAGATGTCAACCCACAGGAAGTTGAACATGTCACAAGATACAGGAAGAAGGTGGAAAAGGATGAAATGTACATTTCTGCCATACAGCAACTAGGAACA ATTATGGAACACACAATTAGACAAAACAATGCCATTGATATTTATGAAGAATACTTTGAAGACATAGAAGTTGACACAGTTGACGAAACTCCATCTGCAAAAACAATCAATGTATTTAG AGATCCAAATGAAATCAAGAGAACTTCCACACACATTTCCTGGTTCCCAGATGGTCCTCGCAAATTGGCAGTAGCTTACTGTAACCTTGAATTCCAAGGTTCAACTCCTGACACAAGCATGGAATCATACATTTGGGACGTGG AAAACCCCAACAAACCAGAAACAGTTCTGAAGCCAGTTTCTCCTTTAGTATGCTTAGAATATAACCCAAAAGACTCCCACATTCTCCTTGGGGGCTGTTACAATGGTCAAATAG CATACTGGGACACCAGAAAAGGATCCCAGCCCGTGGAAATGTCACCCATTGAGCACAGTCATAGAGATCCTGCCTACAAGGCCCTCTGGATTCAGTCCAAAACTGGAACAGAATGTTTCTCTGCTTCCTCAGATGGACAGGTATTATGGTGGGACATCAGGAAGATGGGAGAGCCCACAGAAAAACTGTACCTAGACCCAACAAAGAAACAGGACCCCACCAAAGCACTTGGAGCAATGGCACTAGAATATGAACCAACTATG CCTACAAAATTCATGGTAGGATGTGAACAAGGCTCAATATTATCATGCAACAGGAAAGCCAAGACACCAGCAGAAAAAATAGTAGCTCAGTACAATGGTCACCTAGGACCTGTCTACTCACTTCAACGAAATCCATTCTTCCCCAAGAACTTCCTCAGTGTGGGTGACTGGAAAGCAAGG ATTTGGTCAGAAGACATTAGGGAATCCTCTATCATGTGGTCAAA ACAATACAAGTCCTACTTGACGGACGGCTGCTGGAGCCCTGTCAGACCATCTGTGTTCCTTGTCACTAAAATGGACGGTACACTGGACGTGTGGGACATCATCTTCAAACAGAACGACCCAACACTCAGCTTACAG GTCTGTGATGAGCCATTGCACAGCCTGAGGGTACAGGAGCAGGGCCGACTGATCGCCTGTGGATCTCACTCCGGTACCACCACCCTGCTAGAATTATCTGATGGTTTAACCACTCTCCAGAGAAACGAGAAGAACTTAGTTACAGCT ATGTTTGAGAGAGAGACAAGAAGAGAAAAGATTTTGGATTCTCGACACagagaaatgaaattaaaagagaGATCAAAGAGTTCAGCTGATGGTGCAAAG GAGGAGGAGCCTGAGGAGGCGCGTCTGGAGGAGGAAGATCTGTACACCAAGGCGGAGAAGGAATTCTACAGCATCATAGAACAGGAAAAGAAAATACTGGAGAAAAAGCAGCAGCAGGGGGACGATACAGACAAGGCAGATACCGGCAAA
- the LOC128166399 gene encoding AP-5 complex subunit zeta-1-like isoform X2, with product MNQLRQLYFILQASHTEPCLPRNMISTLVNMVSSMDHDKTKECLLCEQILAELLPREQEDLGSDFYPSSNYQNATSSANCFPLYLMQGNKKFCLADVIPHAVRWMSSGKADFNVQRQAFCFLVSLQVLHNRLVNEETMKTVNSTASDWLMNASLYQLPNPYTINPFKKDQAPVVNEVDGTPSRNFFTVLNIGQYYTNDQFLNIYSFSMLYKWLYHSQTSTEEASDVASKSAHVFKSLVDKSIDYCFRILDQCERKPKVPSDIDLQNCCLLEVVNVLDMICKIEPGHVARVFQEVRRLYQRLMHELDKPRLLIPVLQFFLNHGKSVEHDPQEAYTLFFHKLLTQCYLDPAFSFDTITFIKDNLETLCHNTNVLSTYFPNILKMLAWNPRSYLADFEEILPALMSPNTAIEVFHMLLDLPCVTVALEITERCKKSEVQTLSTEAEPTSSLSAFQSALYRPMFNFFTRVEGGHGDTINRLSLFHNILGDMNQHPRVLVCSQVVPVLLRIWFDVVLDDASSDFLSHLIPVLLERTAFLYNIPGYQGDVRKVLAENVVHLLKKYPEILYDQASEIKDFLISPRNISGREEFFANLVWCVGELCSVRHDNRCTAETITRFFDTLEVLTYELSGMSSANLKEEISNPSKIICMLMSSISKLASKCQDLIPRSILLLTKVAKQQQTSFLDTEIKDAVVGRAQELINLLKLPNFANVVLNPDDEIETGRWHRDNTSLPITLRCVQHILS from the exons ATGAATCAGTTGAGACAGCTTTATTTCATTCTTCAAGCCTCACACACAGAGCCGTG TTTACCAAGAAATATGATTTCAACTCTGGTTAACATGGTGAGTTCAATGGACCATGACAAAACAAAAGAGTGTCTTCTATGTGAGCAGATCCTTGCAGAACTTTTGCCTCGTGAACAGGAGGACCTGGGCTCGGATTTTTATCCAAGctcaaattatcaaaatgcaACGTCCTCAGCCAACTGTTTTCCTCTCTATCTAATGCAA GGAAATAAGAAATTTTGTTTGGCTGATGTCATTCCACATGCTGTAAG ATGGATGTCATCAGGAAAAGCAGACTTTAATGTACAGAGGCAGGCCTTCTGTTTTCTTGTATCTCTCCAGGTTTTACACAACAGACTGGTAAACGAAG AGACTATGAAGACCGTGAACAGTACAGCCAGTGACTGGCTGATGAATGCTTCCCTGTATCAGCTCCCCAATCCATACACCATCAACCCATTCAAGAAGGACCAGGCCCCAGTAGTGAATGAGGTCGATGGGACTCCAAGCAGAAATTTCTTCACTGTGCTCAACATTG GACAATACTACACAAACGACCAGTTCCTGAACATATATAGTTTTTCTATGTTGTACAAATGGCTGTATCACTCACAAACATCAACGGAAGAAGCTTCAGACGTGGCCAGTAAGAGTGCTCATGTATTTAAAAGTCTGGTAGACAAATCCATTGACTACTGCTTCAGGATTTTGGACCAGTGTGAAAGAA aaccgAAAGTTCCATCAGACATAGACCTCCAAAACTGT TGTTTGTTGGAAGTGGTGAATGTACTGGACATGATTTGTAAGATTGAGCCAGGGCACGTTGCCCGAGTGTTCCAGGAAGTCCGACGTCTTTATCAGAGACTGATGCATGAACTGGACAAACCCAGGCTTCTTATTCCAGTACTTCAGTTTTTCCTTAATCAtg GTAAGAGTGTGGAACATGATCCACAGGAGGCCTACACTCTGTTTTTTCACAAACTGCTGACCCAGTGCTACCTGGACCCCGCCTTCAGTTTTGACACTATTACTTTCATAAAAGACAACCTGGAAACTCTCTGTCATAACACCAACGTATTATCCACTTATTTTCCAAACATCCTAAAG aTGCTGGCATGGAATCCAAGGTCCTACCTGGCTGATTTTGAGGAAATTTTACCAGCTCTTATGTCTCCAAACACAGCTATTGAA GTTTTCCATATGCTCCTGGATTTACCCTGTGTGACTGTTGCCCTGGAGATAACTGAGCGATGTAAGAAGAGTGAGGTTCAGACCTTATCCACTGAAGCAGAACCAACCAGTTCACTGTCAGCATTCCAGAGCGCCCTCTACAGGCCGATGTTCAACTTTTTTACACGTGTTGAAGGAGGACATGGAGATACAATAAATAG GTTGTCTCTCTTTCATAATATTCTAGGAGACATGAACCAACATCCCCGAGTTCTTGTTTGCTCTCAGGTGGTTCCTGTGTTACTTAG GATTTGGTTTGATGTAGTGTTGGATGATGCTTCCTCAGATTTCCTGAGTCACTTAATTCCAGTTCTTCTTGAGAGGACAGCCTTCTTGTACAACATTCCTGGATATCAAGGGGATGTCCGAAA AGTATTGGCGGAAAACGTAGTTCACCTTTTAAAGAAGTATCCAGAAATACTGTATGATCAAGCATCagaaattaaagattttctcattAGTCCTAGGAATATATCTGGGAGAGAGGAATTCTTTGcaaatttg GTTTGGTGTGTGGGTGAACTTTGTTCAGTCAGGCATGACAACAGGTGTACAGCTGAAACAATAACAAGATTCTTTGATACGCTTGAAGTGCTGACTTATGAACTCTCAGGGATGTCATCTGCCAATTTAAAAGAAGAGATTTCAAATCCCTCTAAAATTATTTGCATGCTGATGTCCTCCATCTCAAAG TTGGCTTCTAAATGTCAAGATTTGATTCCACGGTCAATACTCCTCCTGACCAAAGTTGCCAAGCAACAGCAGACTAGTTTCTTAGATACAGAGATTAAGGATGCTGTGGTTGGCAGAGCACAAGAACTGATCAACCTTCTAAAACTGCCAAA TTTTGCCAATGTTGTGT